A genomic segment from Triticum dicoccoides isolate Atlit2015 ecotype Zavitan chromosome 1A, WEW_v2.0, whole genome shotgun sequence encodes:
- the LOC119363785 gene encoding uncharacterized protein LOC119363785 isoform X2 — protein MLATPSMAPDPLNNASNSSYMLLRVLFFRLVLGLQVESSLSMEIIAFWLWLQQGNGQVGYLQHIYSLGDNHFRVIVSSAKRFLEVLHFAFGGSEARSIPRSDFQNQAIEGISLYLNTICYEALEDLRERIEMNFVRNQMTYLRQEAYGQSRTDRVPAASSMTDLYQEAYGESSHEQIPNISMTDLYQEAYGESSHEQIPNISMTDLYQEANGESSHEQIPNSSKHLLTKIKALYSNNPKHHGEGTSSRNIRVQTSQICHGEGSSSRNIHPQTSRMLHHDTEDEVYDYQPTSHLVTLLDKLSLRENHNDAITQRLSDVPPDERTLFVTFSNGYPLTKDELHEFFMR, from the exons ATGCTTGCCACACCTTCCATGGCACCAGATCCACTGAATAATGCTTCAAATTCTTCCTATATGCTACTTCGAGTGTTGTTCTTTCGTTTGGTCCTTGGTCTTCAAGTTGAGTCTTCCCTTTCCATGGAGATAATTGCCTTTTGGCTGTGGCTTCAACAAGGGAATGGCCAAGTTGGTTACCTTCAGCACATATACTCTCTTGGTGACAACCATTTTCGCGTAATTGTTTCTTCTGCAAAACGTTTTCTGGAAGTTCTCCATTTTGCGTTCGGTGGTTCAGAGGCCAGATCTATACCAAGAAGTGACTTTCAGAACCAAGCTATTGAAGGAATTTCTCTCTACCTCAATACTATCTGTTATGAGGCCTTAGAAGATCTTCGAGAAAGGATAGAGATGAATTTTGTCCGTAATCAGATGACATACCTGCGCCAAGAAGCCTATGGACAGTCCAGGACTGATCGGGTTCCTGCTGCAAGCTCG ATGACGGATCTATACCAAGAGGCCTATGGAGAATCATCGCATGAACAAATTCCTAATATCTCA ATGACAGATCTATACCAAGAGGCCTATGGAGAATCATCGCATGAACAGATTCCTAATATCTCA ATGACAGATCTATACCAAGAGGCCAATGGAGAATCATCACATGAACAGATTCCTAATAGCTCG AAACACCTTCTTACCAAGATCAAGGCTTTGTATTCTAACAATCCGAAGCATCATGGAGAAGGCACAAGTTCTAGAAATATCCGTGTTCAAACAAGTCAAATATGTCATGGAGAAGGCTCAAGTTCAAGAAATATCCATCCTCAAACGAGTCGTATGCTCCACCATGATACAGAGGACGAAGTATATGATTATCAGCCAACCtcccatttggtcacattgctggaTAAGTTGAGCTTAAGAGAGAACCATAATGATGCA ATCACGCAACGCCTATCTGATGTTCCACCTGATGAGAGAACTTTGTTCGTGACATTTTCTAATGGCTATCCACTGACCAAGGATGAACTACACGAATTTTTTATGAG GTAA
- the LOC119363785 gene encoding uncharacterized protein LOC119363785 isoform X1 — protein sequence MLATPSMAPDPLNNASNSSYMLLRVLFFRLVLGLQVESSLSMEIIAFWLWLQQGNGQVGYLQHIYSLGDNHFRVIVSSAKRFLEVLHFAFGGSEARSIPRSDFQNQAIEGISLYLNTICYEALEDLRERIEMNFVRNQMTYLRQEAYGQSRTDRVPAASSMTDLYQEAYGESSHEQIPNISMTDLYQEAYGESSHEQIPNISMTDLYQEANGESSHEQIPNSSKHLLTKIKALYSNNPKHHGEGTSSRNIRVQTSQICHGEGSSSRNIHPQTSRMLHHDTEDEVYDYQPTSHLVTLLDKLSLRENHNDAITQRLSDVPPDERTLFVTFSNGYPLTKDELHEFFMSSGGPWLRATASTPRTYSALPSGLHRTRCHQGCKL from the exons ATGCTTGCCACACCTTCCATGGCACCAGATCCACTGAATAATGCTTCAAATTCTTCCTATATGCTACTTCGAGTGTTGTTCTTTCGTTTGGTCCTTGGTCTTCAAGTTGAGTCTTCCCTTTCCATGGAGATAATTGCCTTTTGGCTGTGGCTTCAACAAGGGAATGGCCAAGTTGGTTACCTTCAGCACATATACTCTCTTGGTGACAACCATTTTCGCGTAATTGTTTCTTCTGCAAAACGTTTTCTGGAAGTTCTCCATTTTGCGTTCGGTGGTTCAGAGGCCAGATCTATACCAAGAAGTGACTTTCAGAACCAAGCTATTGAAGGAATTTCTCTCTACCTCAATACTATCTGTTATGAGGCCTTAGAAGATCTTCGAGAAAGGATAGAGATGAATTTTGTCCGTAATCAGATGACATACCTGCGCCAAGAAGCCTATGGACAGTCCAGGACTGATCGGGTTCCTGCTGCAAGCTCG ATGACGGATCTATACCAAGAGGCCTATGGAGAATCATCGCATGAACAAATTCCTAATATCTCA ATGACAGATCTATACCAAGAGGCCTATGGAGAATCATCGCATGAACAGATTCCTAATATCTCA ATGACAGATCTATACCAAGAGGCCAATGGAGAATCATCACATGAACAGATTCCTAATAGCTCG AAACACCTTCTTACCAAGATCAAGGCTTTGTATTCTAACAATCCGAAGCATCATGGAGAAGGCACAAGTTCTAGAAATATCCGTGTTCAAACAAGTCAAATATGTCATGGAGAAGGCTCAAGTTCAAGAAATATCCATCCTCAAACGAGTCGTATGCTCCACCATGATACAGAGGACGAAGTATATGATTATCAGCCAACCtcccatttggtcacattgctggaTAAGTTGAGCTTAAGAGAGAACCATAATGATGCA ATCACGCAACGCCTATCTGATGTTCCACCTGATGAGAGAACTTTGTTCGTGACATTTTCTAATGGCTATCCACTGACCAAGGATGAACTACACGAATTTTTTATGAG TAGTGGAGGCCCCTGGTTAAGAGCTACGGCATCGACACCACGGACCTACTCAGCTCTCCCTTCAGGGCTACATCGAACTCGCTGTCACCAAGGGTGCAAGCTCTAG